Part of the Thauera sedimentorum genome, GAGCGCTTCCTCAACCCGGAGCGGGTGTCCATGCCCGACTTCGACATCGACTTCTGCCAGGACAACCGCTACCGCGTCATCGAATACGTGCGCGAGCGCTACGGCAAGGAGGCGGTGAGCCAGATCGCCACCTTCGGCACCATGGCCTCCAAGGCGGTGGTGCGCGACGTCGGCCGCGTGCTCGACCTGCCCTACGGCCTGTGCGACCGTCTCTCCAAGCTGATCCCGATCGAAGGCGCCAAGCCGGTCTCGCTCGCCAAGGCCTACGAGATGGAGCCGCAGATCGGCGAGATGATGAAGGACGGCAACGACGGCGAGGCCATCCAGACCCTGTGGGGCCTGGCCGAGCCGCTCGAAGGCCTCACCCGCGGCGTCGGCATGCACGCCGGCGGCGTGCTGATCGCGCCGGGCAAGCTCACCGACTTCTGCCCGCTCTACATCGCCGACGGCGACGACGCCACGCCGGTGTCGCAGTTCGACAAGGACGACGTGGAAGCGGTCGGCCTGGTGAAGTTCGACTTCCTCGGCCTGCGCAACCTAACGATTATCGAGCTCGCGCTCGATTACGTGCAGCGCCTGGAAGGGAGCCGCATCGACCTGATGAGCCTGGGCTTCGAGGACCCTGCCGCCTATCAGATCCTCAAGGACGCCAACACCACGGCGATCTTCCAGGTCGAATCGGACGGCATGAAGAAGCTCCTCAAGAAGCTCGCCCCCGACCGCTTCGAAGACATCATCGCGGTGCTCGCGCTCTACCGCCCGGGGCCGCTCGGCTCCGGCATGGTGGACGACTTCATCCTGCGCAAGAAAGGCCAGCAGGAGATCGACTACTTCCACCCGGACCTGAAAGCCTGCCTGGAGCCGACCTACGGCGTCATCGTGTACCAGGAACAGGTGATGCAGATCAGCCAGATCATCGGCGGCTACACCCTGGGCGGCGCGGACATGCTGCGGCGCGCGATGGGCAAGAAGAAAGCCGACGAGATGGCCAAGCACCGCGCCACCATCGCGGAAGGCGCGCAAAAGAAGGGCTACGACCCGGCACTGGCCGAACAGCTCTTCGACCTGATGACCAAGTTTGCGGAGTACGGCTTCAACAAGTCGCACACCGCGGCCTACGCCGTGGTCACCTACCACACCGCCTGGCTCAAGGCCCACCACTGTGCGGCCTTCATGGCGGCGACGATGTCGTCCGACCTGGACAACACCGACACCATCAAGATCTTCTACGAGGACACGCTGGCCAACCGCATCAAGGTGCTGCCGCCGGACGTGAACGAATCCGACTACCGCTTCGTGCCGGTCGACCGCAAGACCATCCGTTATGGACTGGGTGCGGTAAAGGGCTGCGGCGAGCCGGCGGTGCGCGCCATCCTCGGCGCACGTGAAAAGGGTGGCGCCTTCCGCGACCTGTTCGATTTCTGCGAGCGCGTCGACCGCCGCATGGTCAACCGCCGGGTCATCGAGGCGCTGATCCGCGCCGGGGCGATGGACACGCTCCCCGGCCACCAGGGCATCGACCGCGCGCAGTTGGTGGCCACCGTCGGCCTGGCGATGGAGGCGGCCGAGCAGGCCGCGGCCAACGCGCTGCAAGGCGGGCTGTTCGACATGATCCCGGAAGCGGCCGGCGCCGCGCCCGAGTTCGCCAAGGTGCGCCTGTGGTCCGAGCGCGACCGCCTCAAGGAAGAGAAGACCGCGATCGGTTTCTTCCTCTCCGGCCACCCGTTCAACGCCTTCAAGAGCGAAGTGCGGCGCTTCGTGCGCCGCCCGCTGTCGCAGCTCGAACCCTCGCGCGAGCCGGTGAGCATGGCCGGGGTGGTGATGGAAGTGCGCACCAAGATGGGCAGCCGCGGCAAGATGGCCTTCATCCAGCTCGACGACGGCAGCCAGCCGCGCGAGGTGGCGGTGTACTCCGAGGTGCTGGACGCCAACCGCGGCAAGATCGTCACCGACGAGGTGCTGGTGGTCGAGGGCAAGGTCAGCAAGGACGACTTCAACGGCGAGGGCGGCCTGCGCATCATCGCCGACCGCCTGTACACCCTGGGCGAGGCGCGCGCGCGCCATGCCCGCGCGCTGCAGGTCTGCATCAATGGCGAGGTGCCGGCCGCCGGCGGCGCGGTGGCCGCGGCCGAGCGCCTGCAGGGGCTGCTGTCACCTTTCCGCGACGGCGGCTGCCCGGTGCGGGTGCGCTACCGCAACGCCGAGGCCGAGGCCGACCTGCCGTTCGGCGAGGGCTGGCGGGTGCGTCCGGAGGACGCGCTGCTGGAGAGCCTGCGCGAATGGCTGCCGCCGGAGGCGGTTGAAGTGCTCTATTCCTGAATACTGCGAGTGGCGTCCGGCAGGAAGAGCAGATCCAGCACTGTACCGCCGGCGTCGCTGCGACGGATCTGTAGCAGCCAGCCCAGGCGCTCGCAGATCAGCCGGACGATGAACAGCCCCAGGCCGTCGTCGGGCACATGGCGGTCGCCGGGGCTAGCGAGGCGCTTCCGTACCCGGTCCGGCAGACCTTCGCCTTCGTCGGCAATGCTCAGGCTGTGCGCGCCCAGATCGATGCGTACAGCCCCGCGGGTGTGGCGCAATGCGTTCTGCAGCAGGTTGCGCAGCAGCATCCGCACCAGTGCGGGGTCGGCCGCCACCACCGGCCCCGGCTGTGCCGTCCGCAGATGCACCCTGGAGCGCTGTGCCGGGGTGCCGCAGTTCTGTTGTTCCACCAGCCCCTTCAGGGCAGCCGCCAGGTCCACCTGCTCGAGCTGTTCGTCTTTGTCCGCGCGGCGTGCGAGCTTGAGAAGGGCTTCTACGTCGGCGCGCATCTCGTCCGCCGCGCGACGGATGCGCGCGACGGTGTCGCGGTCCGCCGCACCGAGGGAGTCGCGCTGCTCGAGCACATCAAGGGCGCCCGAGATCACCGCCACCGGCGTGCGCAGTTCGTGGCTGGCCAGGCTGACCAGCGATTTCTCTCTCTGCACGTAGGCGTCCAACTCGGCGAGCAGGCGGTTCAGCATGTCGGCGATGTCGGCGAGTTCCGCCTCCCGATAGTGGGTCTCGAGGCGGGCGAACGGCGTACCGGGGCGGATGCGCGCAATGTGTCGGGTAAGCTCTTGCAGGGGCGCGACGATACGACGCGTGCCGAGGCGCGCGAGCAGCAGCGCCAGCGCCAGGGCCGCGATGGCGAAGGCTGCCAGGCCGACCTGCAGCACCGTCTCGCGGCTTTCCATCAGAGTGATGTCCTGTGCCAGGTAGAGCACGCCCGGCGGGGTAGCGGTGCGCTCGATGGAGAGCAGGTAGGTGCGTTCGCCGACTTGCACCTCCGCTGAGAACGGGACGCTGCGGTGGAGAAAAAGCGCGGGCAGTGCGTCCGGGCTGGCGCCCGCGGGCAGGTAGGTGGCGGTGAGCACCGCAGTCTGCCAGCTCTGCGGCTGCGGCCCGGTGATCGCCGCTTGGAGGAAGTCGCGCTCCAGCGCCAGTTCGCGAAGCAGGATGGTGTCCTCCACGTCCTCGTACACATAGTCCACCGCCACCAGCGTCACCAGCACGTTGATCAGGCCAATGACGAGGATGGTGCGGAACAGCCGGCGGGAGAGCGAAGCCTTCATCGGGGCCGGATCACGGAGTCAGAGTGCCACGAGTGCGCGCGCGTGTGCGTCTAGCAGGAGCTGCCAGTCGTCGGGGGACAGGAAGCGCTGGTGTCGTTGAAGTTGCTCCAGATCATGCCGGGCGGCCTGCCTTCGGGTGAATCGCATGCGCATTTTCTCCAGATCGAGCAGGGCAACCTGCGGCAAGTCGGTGCTGTCGAAGCGGATCATAACGTGCTTGCCGTACAGGCAGCTGTGCTGCAGGCGGGCACGATGCAGGTGACCTAGCGCATGGCCGATGGCGCTGGCGACCGCCCGACGTTCGCTCGCCGAGCCGGCGGGCAAGGCATCCAGCGCGTGGTAGCCGCTCAGCGCGGAGGTGACGAGCACCGCCTGCATGCCTTCGGCCGTGCGGCGGGTGCCATGAAAGAGCGGCTTCGGTGCGGGGATGCCCAACCCGGCAAGGCGTTGAAGACAATGCCACTCTCGACTCGCCGTCGGACTGCCCAGCGGATGGCGGAGGCTGCGGTACAGGTGGTTGCACTGTCGCTTGATGTAGACCTCTTCGCCGTCGACGATGGCACGTACCACGCCGCTCCATCCGTTGCGCCGCTGGTTGGGTGCTTCCACCCAGTCGCCGGGCAATGACCACCAATAATCGAAGGGATGAAATTCCCGCTGGCGATCGCGAGCTGTGTGGGCGTGTGTGTAGTGACGCTCAGGCGCGGCGTAGTACATATACGCGCCACATTGATTGTCCGGGGAGGAAATCCAGCCGTGCGACGATCTCGAAGCCCGCGAAGGCGAACTCGGCCTCGGCGGTAGTGCGGGGAATCACGTAGCGATTCTGGTATCCGCTCTTGCCACGCGCCCGGCGCCGCGCTTCCTGACGTTTGCGGCGCCAGGCCATGTAGTTGCCATCCACCCATAGGGACACGATGACGGTGTCGCGGGTCACGCGATGGAATTCGCGCAGCATCGCGAGCCGGTGCTCCGGCTGGCCGATGTGGTGCAGCAGGCGCATGCAGAAGATGCTGTCGACCGCCCGGTCCGGCAGGCCGATCGCAAAGGCCGAGGTCTGCAGCGGGCGGATGCGCTCCAGCAGGCGGGGGGCTGCATTGCGTACCGCGACGTCGAGCATTGCAGCGGAGTTGTCGGCAGCGATGATCAGGCGTTCCGGGTGCTCCGCCAGAGTGTTCCAGAAGCGGCCGGCGCCGCAGGGCAGGTCCAGCACCTGTTGCGGCTGGCCGGCCAGTGCCAGTGCGCGGCGGGCCAGTTGTTGGTCGCGCAGATTGGTGAGGCGTCTCCGCAGGCTGCCACGATGCTTATCGAAGTACGACTGTGAATGTTGCGGGTCGTACTTGGCGGAGAACGGAAGTTCGATCCGGTTGTTGCTGTCGGTCGCGGGCATGGCGGGTTCCGAGTGGTGCTAGAGCCGCCAAGGCTATTCGGGTGCAGGTGAAGGAAAGGTCGGGCAGATGTGAAGAAATCGTTGGGCGGAGCCTGTCAGTGCTCAGCGAGGCGGTAGCCGATACCATGCACCGTGTGCAGAAGGGGGCTTCCGAATGGTTTGTCGATCTGTTGGCGCAGGGCGTGAACGTGGCTGCGCAAGGCATCACTGTCAGGCGGGTCGTCACCCCATACCGCCTCCTCCAGCACCTCGCGCCGGACCACGGCCGGGCTTCTCTGCATCAACGCAGCGAGCAATCTGAGACCGATCGGGCCGGGGTGTACCGACGTCCCGGCGCGTGTGACTTCGAGCGTGTCGAGGTTGTAGCAAAGATCGCCTACCTGAAGGGTGTGCTGCAGACCGCCCGTGCTGCGTTTGAGTACCGCCTGGATGCGTGCGGCCAGTTCGGGGAGGGCGAACGGCTTGGTGAGGTAGTCGTCTGCACCGGTGCGGAAACCCTGCAGGCGGTCGTCCAGTGCATCGCGGGCGGTGAGCATGATCACCGGCACGGCCTTGCGCTCGCCCTCGCGCAGGCGTTCGCAGAGGGTGAAGCCGTCGATGCCCGGCAGCATGATGTCGAGCACGATCAGGTCGTAATGCTGGGTTGCCGCAAGATGCAGGCCGGTTAGGCCGTCGGCGGCGCAATCGACGGTGTAACCCTTCAGGCTCAGATAATCGGCGAGATTGGCCAGGATGTCGCGGTTGTCTTCGATGACCAGTAGGCGCATGGGAGGATCGTGAAGAAAGCTTGCGGTGGGCGCTGCACCCGGCCGCGCGGATCAGTTGTTTGCCGTGGGTGCCAGCCGTATCAGAACGTGGCGGGCGTCGCGGTAGTGTTGTTCCAGTCGCGGGCCATATCGCGTCTGCAGGCCTTCAAGGTCGCGCTCGCGTAGCGCCAGGAAGATGGCATGGTCTCCGTCTGTCAGAGCTGCCAGCTCGTCGCTCGCAATGCTCCGCGCGCCTCCACGGGAATAATAGCGTGCCGAGAACGGCAAATCGCCCAACCAATACAAGGAAGCAGCGTCACCGTCCGGCAGCGCCTCCAGCGCATCGACCAGCGGAGCCGCAGACCTGAGCTGCTCCGGATGCGCCACGAAGTGCAGCCCGATCAAGGTGACCGTCAGAGGCACCGCCATTGCGGCCCCCGGCAACGTCCACGGCTTCGGAGGATGCGCCAACGCGGGCAGCAGGCCGCGTGCGACAAGGATGGCGAGGAAGGGCAGGCCGGGCAGTACGTAGGTCCACAGGATGTTGCCGGACAGGCTGAAGAACAGGGCCGGGGCGAAGGCTGCGGGGATCAGCAGGCGCAGGGCGGAGTCGCCGAGGCTGCGGCGCAGGGCGGCGCGCCGGGACGGCGTCAGCAGGCTGCGCCCGAGCAGCACGGCGCCGACCGGCCCCCAGGGCAGGCTGGCCCACAGCAGGAAGAGCCAGATGGTGCCGCGCGGTTCGTCGTGCGCGCTGCCGTAGAGATCGCCGGCCCAGCCGGGATCGATGAAGCGGCGCAGGTGCTCGCCCACCAGGAAGTAGTCGAGGAAGCCGGGGGTCTTCAGTTCGGCGGCAACATACCAGGGCACGACGATGAGCGCGGTGAGCAGGCTGCCCCGCCACCACGGCAGTGCCCGCCACAGATCCCGCCAGTGGCGTTGCCACAGCCCCCAGGCGAGGACCGGCAGACCGACCAGCACCACGGCCAGCGGCCCCTTGGCGAGCAGGCCGATGGCCAGGCCGGCGAAGAAGGCCCAGCGCCATCCGGCGGGCGCGCCGGGCTCCATCGACAGCGCCAGGGCGACCAGGCTGAGCGTGGTGCCCAGGGTCAGGAAGGGGTCGGTGAGCACCGCGCCGGCGCTGACGAAGGGCAGGGCCATGCTGGCCAGGATGAGGACGGTGAGCTGCCCGAGCCGCTCCCCGCCCTGGCGACGGGCCAGTTGCCAGCTGAGCCAGAGGATGCCGAGCATGGCCAGCCAACTCGGCAGGCGGACCGTGAAGTCGTGCAGGCCGAACAGGTCGATCGCGCCTGCCTGCGCCCAGAAGGACAGCGGCGGTTTGCCCCAGAAGGGCACGCCGGGTTCGAACCAGGGGGTGATCCAGTCGCCGCTTTCGGCCATCAGGCGGGCGGTTTCCGCGTAGCGCGGCTCGGTGGTGTCGCTCATCGGCAGGAGCGCCATGGTGAGCAGGCGCAGGGCCATGACCAGCCCTGCCAGCCAGAGCAGGCTGCCGGCGATGCGTGTGCCATGGCTGGCGGCAGGCGCCTGCAGCGAGCGCTCCGGGGACAGGGCGGCCTCAGGCATGGCGACGGGCGTTCCAGGGCTGCGCGGCGGTCTGCTCGCAGGCCACCGGGAGGATGCGGCGTTCGTCCTGCAGCAGGTAGAGCGGGCGCCGCTTGGCTTCGATGTAGGTCTTGCCGACGTACTCGCCAACGATGCCGATGCCCAGCAACTGCACCCCGCCGAGGAAGGCGATCAGCGCCACCAGGGAGGGGTAGCCGGCCACCGGGTCGCCCAGCAGCAAGGCCTTGACGACGATCCAGGCGCAGAAGGCCGCTCCGGCCAGTGCGGTGAACAGGCCCGCAAGGGTGGCGAGGCGCAGCGGGGCGACCGAGAAGGAGGTGATGCCTTCCAGCGCAAGGCCGAAGAGCGCTGGCCAGCCCCACTTGCTGCGCCCCGCATGGCGCGCGGCGCGGTCGTACTGCAGCACCACCGTGGGCAGGCCGACCCAGGCGTAGAGGCCTTTCATGTAACGGTTGCGCTCGGGCAACTGCAGCAGGGCGTCGACCGCGCGCCGGCTCATCAGGCGGAAGTCGCCGGTATCCACCGCCACCGGGCTGGGGCTCAGGCGCGCCAGCAGGCGGTAGAAGGCGTGGGCGCTGGCGCGTTTCAGCCAGCTCTCCCCGGCACGGCTGCGGCGCTGCATCTGCACCACGTCGGCGCCGGCCTGCCAGTGTTCGAGCATCTGCGGAATCAGCTCCGGCGGGTCCTGCAGGTCGGCGTCCAGCACGACGACCGCGGCCCCGCGTGTGGCGGCCAGGCCGGCGCTCATCGCCGCCTCCTTGCCGAAGTTGCGGCTCAGGCGCAGCAGGCGTAGTTCGCAGTGCTGCGGCCGGGCAGCGGCGAGAAGCTCCGCGGAACCATCGCTGCTGCCGTCGTCGACGAACACCAGTTCGGTGCTCAGCGCCAGCCGCGCGGCAAGCGCTTCCAGCCGCTGCAGGCAGGCGGGCAGGACTTCGCGCTCGTTGTAGAAGGGAACGACGATGCTCAGGTCGGGCGCGCGCGGGCGTTCAGCCGGCCGCTTGAGCGGGTGCAGGTTCATGGAAGACCATCCTCGCGTAGAGCAGGTAATTGAGTGCGGCCACGGCCACCGTGGTGAGCGCCTGCGCGGTGGGCGCAGCCAGGGCGACCGGGCCGTGCAGCAGGGCGAAGAGCAGCAGATTGGCCAGCCAGCCGACGGCGCAGGCGGCCAGGTAGCGCGGCAGCGCGCTGCCATGGGCGCGGGTGCTGGAGAAGGTGTGCCTGTGCTGCAGGGGGTAGTTGAGCGCGGCCCCGGCCAGCGCGCCCAGCGCGGTGGCCAGCCGGGCATCGCTGCCGACGGCGATCAAAGCGGCCATGCAGGCCCAGTGGAGCAGCGTGGCGGCGATACCGGCGGCAGCGAAGCGCGCGGCGCGAGCCGCGCGGGCGAAGACGCTGGGTGCGTAGGTGTGGGCCATGGCCCGCACTCTAGGGCTGCCGGTGTCGGCGAAATGTCGGCGAGGCGTTAAGAAAACGTGAAGGCAGGGTTCTGCGCTGCCGTGCCGCAGCGGGGCTCAGACGTCGGGCAGGATGTGAAAACCGGTGTCCTGCGGGCCGTCGGCGGCGCTGATCTCGATGCGCTCGACCTGGGCGTTGGGCGGACCCTGGTAGGCCCAGTCGATGAAGCGTTCGATGGCTTCCTCGGGGCCAGCCACCAAGGCTTCGACGCTGCCGTCGCGCAGGTTGCGGGCCCAGCCGTGCAGGGCGAGGCGGTCGGCCTCCGCCTTGGCGCTGGCGCGGTACCACACGCCCTGGACGCGGCCGACGATGAGCAGGCGGCGGCTGATGCCGGCGGTGGATGAGGTGTCAGACATAGGAGATCTCCGGGTCGTGGCCGTCGAGTTGCTGGGCGCGGATCAGCGCTTCGGTGAGATTGGCCGCGACGTTGTGCTCGCCCAGCGTGTCGAGGAAGCCCGAGCGGAACACCAGCGAGCCGGGCTGCGAGTTGAGGTCGCAGAGGATCAGTTCCGCGCCGCGCTTGTCGAGGTTGCGCTGCAGGGTCTGCAGGATGTCCAGCCCGGTGGTGTCGATGCTGATCACCTTGCCCATGTCGAGAATGACCACGTCCGGGTGGCCGTGTTGCATCAGCAGCAGGTTTTCCAGCTTGTTGGCGGCGCCGAAGAACAGGCTGCCGTACATCCGGTAGGCGAGGATGCGCGGACCGCCGTCGGCGCGTGACAGCGCCTGCACGCCGTAGTGGTCTTCCAGCGGGATGCGCTCGATGCGGGTGAGGTCGGACATGCGGTAGATGAAGAACAGGCTGGCCAGCGCCAGGCCGATCTCCACCGCCAGGGTGAGGTCGAAGAGTACGGTGATCAGGAAGGTGCCGAGCAGGATGGTGCGGTACTGCACCGAGAAGCGCGCCAGCTCCCGGGGCGCGAAGGCATGCCATTCGCCCATGTTGATCGACACCACCACGACGATGGCCGACAGGGTGGCCAGCGGGATGTGGCTGGCCAGCGGCGCGAGCGCCAGCACCACCGCGAGCAGCACGCCGGCGTGGATCATGCCGGCCACCGGGGTGCGCCCGCCGGTGCGGATGTTGGTTGCGGTGCGGGCGATCGCGCCGGTGGCGGCGAAGCCGCCGAACAGCGGCGCGGCGATGTTGGCCACACCCTGGGCCATCAGCTCCTGGTTGGGGTCGTGGCGGTCGTCGATCTGGCTGTCGGCGACGCGCGCCGAGAGCAGCGATTCGATGGCGCCCAGCAGCGCGATGGTGAGCGCCGGGGCGATCAGCTTGCCCAGGGTGCCGAGCGAGAGATCCGGCAGGCCGAAGTCCGGCAGGCTTTGCGGAATGCCGCCGAAGCGGCTGCCGATGGTGTCCACCGGCAGGGCCAGGAGCGCATTCAGCGCGGTGGCGATGATCAGCACCGCCAGCGGGCCGGGCAGGCGGCGCATCCATGCGAAGTGCGTGGCGGCCAGGCGGTTCCAGCCGAGCAGCACCGCGAGCGAGGCCACTGCAAGCAGCACGGTGGGCAGCTGGATGGTGTGCAGATGGGCGGCCAGCGTCTGCATCTTGGCGAAGAACTCGCCCGGCAACTGCTCGATCTGCAGACCAAGGAAGTCCTTGATCTGCGAGATGAAGATCACCACCGCGATGCCGTTGGTGAAGCCGATCACCACCGACAGCGGGATGAAGCGGATCATGTTGCCGAGCCGGAAGGCGCCCATGGCCAGCAGCATCACGCCGGACATCATGGTGGCGACCAGCAGGTTGGCCACCCCGTAGTCGACGACGATGGCGTAGATGATGGGGATGAAGGCGCCGGTGGGGCCGCCGATCTGCACCCGCGAGCCACCGAGCAGCGAAATCAGCAGACCGGCGACGATGGCGGTCCAGATGCCGGCGGCCGGGCTCATGCCCGAGGCGATGGCGAAGGCCATGGCCAGCGGCAGGGCGAGCACGCCGACGGTGATGCCGGCCGACAGGTCGGCGGCAAACCCTGCCCGGTCGTAGCCGGGCAGGGTGTCAAGCAGTTTGGGGCGGAACGAAACCATGGTGCCTCCTGAACGTTTCCAGCGGGATGCGCATGCACACGACGGCGGGGCGGACGACGAGTCGTCCGAAGCCGTTGCGTTGATGCGCGATCCAGCGCTTGGAAATGGTCAGGGGCATGGGCGGCTTACTTGACCCGCATGCCGGGCGCGGCGCCCACGTCCGGCGACAGGATGTAGAGGCCGCCGGTCTTGCCGTCCGGGTCGGAGGCGGCCAGCACCATGCCTTCGCTCAGGCCGAACTTCATCTTGCGCGGCGCGAGGTTGGCCACCATCACGGTGAGGCGGCCGACCAGCGCGGCCGGGTCGTAGGCCGACTTGATGCCGGCGAACACTTGGCGCGGCTTCGGGTTGCCGGCCTCGTCGGTCTCGCCGATGTCGAGGGACAGGCGGATCAGCTTGTCGGCGCCCTCGACATGCTGGGCATCGACGATCTTCGCGATACGCAGGTCGACCTTGGTGAAGTCGTCGATGGAGATGTGTTCCTTCGCCGTTTCGGCCGTCTGCGCGGCGTGCTGCTGCTTTTCCGCATGGCGCTGTTGCGAGCTCGCGGCCTTGGCGGTTTCCGCCGGCTTCGAGGTGGCTGCCGCGGCAGCCGGGGCGAGCGATTCGCGGTTGGCTTCCAGCAACGCGTCGATCTGCTTGCGTTCCACCCGGGTCATCAGGTGCTGGTAGGCCTTGATGGTGTGGCCCGCGGGCAGCGGATGCCAGCCGGCGTTCCAGGTCAGTGGCTCGATGGCGAGGAAGGCTTCAACCTGTTCGGCGAGCGCCGGCAGCACCGGCTTGAGATACAGGGTGAGGTCGCGGAACAGGGTCAGCGCGGTGCTGCACACCGTGTGCAGCTGCGCCTCCTGGCCTTCCTGCTTGGCCAGTTCCCAGGGCTTGTGGTCGTTCACGTACTGGTTGGCCATGTCGGCGAGACGCATGATCTCGCGCAGCGCGCGGCCGTAGTCGCGTTCCTCGTAGGCGCGGGCGATGATCGCCGCCTCGAAGGCGGTCTCGAACTCGCCGGTGGCGCGCGGGTCGCTGGCGCCCAGCTTGCCGTCGAAGCGCTTGGCGATGAACCCCGCGCAGCGGCTGGCGATGTTCACGTACTTGCCGACCAGGTCGGAATTGACCTTGGCGATCAGGTCGTCGAGGTTGAGGTCGACGTCCTCCATGGTGCCGTTGGATTTGGCGGCAAAGTAGTAGCGCAGCCACTCGGGGTTGAGCTTCTGCTCGACGTAGGAGTGCGCGGTGATGAAGGTGCCGCGGCTCTTGCTCATCTTGGCGCCGTCCACGGTCAGGAAACCGTTCACGCACAGCTGGCTGGGCGTGCGATAGCCGGCGAACTTCAGCATCGCCGGCCAGAACAGGGCGTGGAAGTAGAGGATGTCCTTGCCGATGAAGTGCACCATTTCGGTACCGGCGGCCTCGGCGCGCGCGGCGTCGGTGTAGTCCTCCACCGTGATGTCGCCGCGCTTCTCGGCATGATGGCGGAAGCTGGCGAGGTAGCCGATCGGCGCATCCAGCCAGACGTAGAAGTACTTGCCCGGCGCGCCGGGGATCTCGAAGCCGAAATAGGGCGCGTCGCGCGAGATGTCCCAGTCGGAGAGCTTGTTCTCGCCTTCCTCGCCCAGCCATTCCTTCATCTTGTTGGCCGCTTCCGCCTGCAGGCGGCGCTGCCCGGCGGCGTTGCTGCCGCGCGTCCACTCGCGCAGGAAGGCCACCGCGCGCTCGTCGGAGAGGCGGAAGAAGTAGTGCTCGGAGGTGCGCAGCTCGGGCTTGGCGCCGGACACCGCGGAATAGGGGTTCTTAAGCTCGGTGGGGGCGTAGGCCGCGCCGCACACCTCGCAGTTGTCGCCGTACTGGTCGGTAGCCCCGCACTTGGGGCATTCGCCCTTGATGAAGCGGTCCGGCAGGAACATGTTCTTGACCGGGTCGTAGTACTGCTCGATGGCGCGGGTGTCGATCAGTTCGGCAGACTTCAGCTTGCCGTAGATGTCTTCCGCGTAGGCGCGGTTCTCCGGGCTGTGGGTGGAGTGGTAATGGTCGAAGGCCACGCCGAAGGCGGTGAAGTCGCGCAGGTGCTCGCCATGCACGCGGGCGATGAGCTGCTCGGGGGTGATGCCTTCCTTCTCGGCGCGCAGCATCACCGGCGTGCCGTGGGTGTCGTCCGCGCACACGTAGTGCACCGTGTTGCCGCGCATGCGCTGGTATCGCACCCAGATGTCGGCCTGGATGTAGCCCACCAGGTGGCCGAGGTGGATGTCGCCGTTGGCGTAGGGCAGGGCGTTGGTGACGAGGATCTTGCGGGACATGATGTAGGGGCCGGGCGAAAAACGAAATTTTAGCAAACGCCGACGCCCTTACACCGACGATTGTGGCGTAGGAGCGGCAGCCGCCGCGATGGAGCGGCGGTTTCCTGCGGGACCGGTCCTGTGCCTAATAAAGCGGGCGCAGGATCAGTTCGACCCGGCGGTTGGCCGCCTGCCCGGCCGGGGTACCGTTGTCGGCGATCGGTTCGCTCTCGCCGCGGCCGTCTGCCGACAGCCTGAGCAGGGCGATGCCACGGCTGCGCAGGAACTCGACGACGGCTTCCGCGCGGGCGATCGACAGGCGCAGGTTGTGCAGTTCGCTGCCCATGCTGTCGGTGTGGCCGACCACATCCACGGCCGCCA contains:
- a CDS encoding lipopolysaccharide kinase InaA family protein, which produces MYYAAPERHYTHAHTARDRQREFHPFDYWWSLPGDWVEAPNQRRNGWSGVVRAIVDGEEVYIKRQCNHLYRSLRHPLGSPTASREWHCLQRLAGLGIPAPKPLFHGTRRTAEGMQAVLVTSALSGYHALDALPAGSASERRAVASAIGHALGHLHRARLQHSCLYGKHVMIRFDSTDLPQVALLDLEKMRMRFTRRQAARHDLEQLQRHQRFLSPDDWQLLLDAHARALVAL
- the dnaE gene encoding DNA polymerase III subunit alpha; protein product: MTAQLPNPSEPRFVHLRMHTEFSVVDGIVQIDQVLKAAADDGMPALGISDLANLFGMVKFYKGARGRGIKPIVGVDAWITNDAERDKPTRVLLICKNREGYGQLCELLTRAFLDNKYRGRAELRRDWFEGGAASGLICLSGAMHGDIGVALANGNAAQAEELAAEWARLFPGAFYIELQRAGHPGTERYIRQAVQIAGKLGLPVVATHPVRFLKPDDFRAHEARVCIAEGYVLADKRRPKNFTEEQYFKSQAQMCELFADLPEALENAVEIARRCSLTVQLGKNFLPLFPTPDGMSLDDFLVLEAKRGLEERLAQLYPEAGERERQRPRYEERLKFETDTIIQMGFPGYFLIVADFIQWAKNNGVPVGPGRGSGAGSLVAYSLKITDLDPLEYALLFERFLNPERVSMPDFDIDFCQDNRYRVIEYVRERYGKEAVSQIATFGTMASKAVVRDVGRVLDLPYGLCDRLSKLIPIEGAKPVSLAKAYEMEPQIGEMMKDGNDGEAIQTLWGLAEPLEGLTRGVGMHAGGVLIAPGKLTDFCPLYIADGDDATPVSQFDKDDVEAVGLVKFDFLGLRNLTIIELALDYVQRLEGSRIDLMSLGFEDPAAYQILKDANTTAIFQVESDGMKKLLKKLAPDRFEDIIAVLALYRPGPLGSGMVDDFILRKKGQQEIDYFHPDLKACLEPTYGVIVYQEQVMQISQIIGGYTLGGADMLRRAMGKKKADEMAKHRATIAEGAQKKGYDPALAEQLFDLMTKFAEYGFNKSHTAAYAVVTYHTAWLKAHHCAAFMAATMSSDLDNTDTIKIFYEDTLANRIKVLPPDVNESDYRFVPVDRKTIRYGLGAVKGCGEPAVRAILGAREKGGAFRDLFDFCERVDRRMVNRRVIEALIRAGAMDTLPGHQGIDRAQLVATVGLAMEAAEQAAANALQGGLFDMIPEAAGAAPEFAKVRLWSERDRLKEEKTAIGFFLSGHPFNAFKSEVRRFVRRPLSQLEPSREPVSMAGVVMEVRTKMGSRGKMAFIQLDDGSQPREVAVYSEVLDANRGKIVTDEVLVVEGKVSKDDFNGEGGLRIIADRLYTLGEARARHARALQVCINGEVPAAGGAVAAAERLQGLLSPFRDGGCPVRVRYRNAEAEADLPFGEGWRVRPEDALLESLREWLPPEAVEVLYS
- a CDS encoding response regulator transcription factor; its protein translation is MRLLVIEDNRDILANLADYLSLKGYTVDCAADGLTGLHLAATQHYDLIVLDIMLPGIDGFTLCERLREGERKAVPVIMLTARDALDDRLQGFRTGADDYLTKPFALPELAARIQAVLKRSTGGLQHTLQVGDLCYNLDTLEVTRAGTSVHPGPIGLRLLAALMQRSPAVVRREVLEEAVWGDDPPDSDALRSHVHALRQQIDKPFGSPLLHTVHGIGYRLAEH
- a CDS encoding HAMP domain-containing sensor histidine kinase → MKASLSRRLFRTILVIGLINVLVTLVAVDYVYEDVEDTILLRELALERDFLQAAITGPQPQSWQTAVLTATYLPAGASPDALPALFLHRSVPFSAEVQVGERTYLLSIERTATPPGVLYLAQDITLMESRETVLQVGLAAFAIAALALALLLARLGTRRIVAPLQELTRHIARIRPGTPFARLETHYREAELADIADMLNRLLAELDAYVQREKSLVSLASHELRTPVAVISGALDVLEQRDSLGAADRDTVARIRRAADEMRADVEALLKLARRADKDEQLEQVDLAAALKGLVEQQNCGTPAQRSRVHLRTAQPGPVVAADPALVRMLLRNLLQNALRHTRGAVRIDLGAHSLSIADEGEGLPDRVRKRLASPGDRHVPDDGLGLFIVRLICERLGWLLQIRRSDAGGTVLDLLFLPDATRSIQE
- a CDS encoding class I SAM-dependent methyltransferase — protein: MPATDSNNRIELPFSAKYDPQHSQSYFDKHRGSLRRRLTNLRDQQLARRALALAGQPQQVLDLPCGAGRFWNTLAEHPERLIIAADNSAAMLDVAVRNAAPRLLERIRPLQTSAFAIGLPDRAVDSIFCMRLLHHIGQPEHRLAMLREFHRVTRDTVIVSLWVDGNYMAWRRKRQEARRRARGKSGYQNRYVIPRTTAEAEFAFAGFEIVARLDFLPGQSMWRVYVLRRA